From a region of the Methanolobus tindarius DSM 2278 genome:
- a CDS encoding RAD55 family ATPase, protein MRFVDTIDGLNDVFETDIPKNSVVLVTGSAGTLKSGFTFQLLSNYLEEQDEYGLYITFEQSKENHLLNMESMGMKLSNKLHISDFSDYRVMYDEFSDDLMNILEENIIQFKEHIGDKCTCIAIDSLGALYSLLDNDAHDLRKKMYKFLETLRREKLTTFLILEEENKSDMSDPSTGMEGYLADGIIELGLHLKGNVANRYMRVRKMRATAHSMEPWILAVSENGLKVYKGNF, encoded by the coding sequence ATGAGATTTGTGGATACCATAGATGGTTTGAATGATGTCTTTGAGACAGATATACCCAAAAACAGTGTAGTGCTGGTTACCGGTTCGGCAGGTACACTAAAATCAGGTTTTACTTTCCAGTTGTTATCTAATTATCTGGAAGAACAGGATGAGTATGGTCTGTATATAACTTTCGAACAAAGCAAAGAAAATCATCTTCTGAATATGGAAAGTATGGGGATGAAATTATCAAATAAACTGCATATATCTGATTTCAGCGACTATCGGGTAATGTATGATGAATTTTCAGATGATTTAATGAACATTCTCGAGGAAAATATTATCCAGTTCAAGGAGCATATTGGCGATAAATGTACCTGTATTGCTATTGATTCTCTTGGAGCACTTTACTCGCTTCTTGATAATGATGCACATGATCTTAGGAAAAAGATGTACAAGTTCCTTGAAACCCTGAGGCGTGAGAAACTTACAACTTTTCTTATACTGGAAGAAGAAAATAAGTCAGATATGTCTGACCCTTCCACAGGTATGGAAGGCTATCTTGCAGATGGCATTATAGAACTGGGTCTGCACCTTAAAGGCAATGTTGCCAACAGGTACATGAGAGTGAGAAAAATGCGTGCAACAGCACACAGTATGGAACCATGGATTCTTGCTGTATCAGAAAATGGATTGAAAGTCTATAAAGGTAATTTCTAA
- a CDS encoding MFS transporter, whose amino-acid sequence MVIKKAKQSTGNYFSRIKEFTPNARMFLTYVFLISLNLGVYKVIFNLYILRLGYSEDFLGMILSLTSIATGVFSIPAAMICDRIGRKRTLLLSCLLLTISLVFLYNTTVKELLMFFSILYGASSALNIVTGSTFMLENSKPYERMHLFSMYQLFYTAATMAGNLVGGAFPAMLAKVTEMDASGSLAYRITLMLSLVTIMVSFLPLLKIKEEKAVVHQKRRSYIFSSLLRSENVLKMIIVYTFFGLGWGLALPYFNVYLDVILNAGSDEIGIVFSLAEILMMIALLFLPAFTECFGKIRVASMVQILSIPFLMLFISTPILPLVGFAYVMRSTLMNLANPILNNFKLEIVSEEERATMNSIAWMTCYVFVGVGTYAGGYILASGNYRLPFIITCGMYAAAAILNYVFFDKFERNMAST is encoded by the coding sequence ATGGTCATAAAGAAGGCTAAACAGTCTACAGGCAATTATTTCTCACGGATTAAAGAATTCACCCCTAACGCAAGGATGTTCCTTACATATGTCTTCCTGATATCTCTCAACCTTGGAGTTTACAAGGTAATATTCAATCTCTATATCCTGAGACTTGGATATTCAGAGGATTTTCTCGGAATGATACTGTCACTAACTTCTATAGCTACAGGTGTGTTCTCAATTCCTGCAGCTATGATCTGTGACCGCATAGGAAGGAAAAGAACACTTCTGCTCTCATGTTTACTACTTACTATTTCCCTTGTATTCCTTTACAATACTACAGTGAAAGAACTGCTGATGTTTTTCAGCATACTTTACGGGGCATCATCTGCCTTAAACATTGTAACAGGTTCCACATTCATGCTGGAGAATTCAAAACCATATGAAAGGATGCATCTTTTCTCGATGTACCAGTTATTCTACACAGCCGCCACTATGGCTGGAAATCTCGTAGGAGGAGCTTTCCCTGCCATGCTTGCAAAAGTAACTGAGATGGATGCCAGCGGTTCTCTTGCATATCGCATCACACTTATGCTGTCACTAGTGACAATAATGGTTTCTTTTTTACCACTTTTGAAAATTAAGGAAGAAAAAGCTGTTGTTCACCAGAAAAGACGCTCATACATTTTCAGCAGTCTCCTGAGATCTGAAAATGTATTGAAAATGATAATCGTTTATACATTCTTCGGACTTGGCTGGGGACTTGCACTCCCCTATTTTAATGTATATCTTGATGTGATACTCAATGCAGGTTCTGATGAAATCGGGATAGTATTTTCCCTTGCAGAAATTCTTATGATGATAGCTCTTTTGTTCCTGCCGGCATTTACTGAATGTTTTGGAAAGATAAGAGTTGCATCCATGGTCCAGATACTCTCCATTCCTTTCCTGATGCTGTTCATATCGACTCCAATATTACCTCTGGTAGGATTTGCCTATGTTATGAGGTCAACTCTGATGAATCTGGCAAATCCCATACTTAACAATTTCAAACTGGAGATTGTCAGTGAGGAAGAAAGAGCAACAATGAACAGTATTGCATGGATGACATGTTATGTTTTTGTTGGTGTTGGAACATATGCAGGAGGCTATATACTGGCCTCTGGAAACTACAGGCTTCCATTCATAATCACCTGTGGAATGTATGCGGCCGCTGCCATACTGAACTATGTGTTCTTTGATAAATTTGAAAGGAATATGGCATCAACCTGA
- a CDS encoding DUF835 domain-containing protein: protein MDEHKKGKVLIVDDESMNVKLLDAYLMHEYEIISAYGGIEALEKVEAHNPDIILLDLMMPDITGYEVCKILKGSEKTRFIPIIMVTALSSLEDRIKGIDAGADDFLTKPLDRLEIKTRVGSLLRIKKLHDELISERDQAQNYLDLAGVMLFVLDENGIVKVINRKGCEILGYREDEILGNDWFENYVPELFRENARKGFEKLLSTQTESTGYFEVPFLNSNKQKRIMSWTNIVLHDSEGGINSLLVSGEDITERIEAESKIKRANEYLDNLLKASPIAILALDSKKRVVTANRNAADLLGYEVSEIIARPIREFVDDSDLLEFTDKNDFEMVFYTKHEEKVRMNVSTSLLPDDGGKEGLVITLQDRSRLRGLFITPLTEDIEEDSDKADIELESGYIYLSGSENPGQSYNAFSELVKSGKPGLCITRMNPDKIRSMYGIAKTPIVWLTKNKIAGQQSIDSTELFRIHPTIADFVNKVEDGVVLMDGLEYLILDNDFLSVVKLLEQTNDTIMASSSRMVLQLDPDILEKKEFHLLKRWMRPVAGDASSLDKS from the coding sequence ATGGATGAGCATAAAAAGGGAAAAGTGCTGATAGTTGACGATGAATCAATGAACGTCAAGCTATTGGATGCTTATCTCATGCATGAATATGAGATAATATCAGCATATGGTGGTATAGAGGCACTTGAAAAGGTAGAAGCTCATAACCCTGATATTATCCTTCTTGATCTTATGATGCCGGATATTACTGGTTATGAGGTCTGTAAAATTCTCAAAGGTTCTGAAAAGACCCGTTTCATTCCTATTATCATGGTTACTGCACTATCAAGCCTGGAAGACCGCATAAAGGGTATTGATGCCGGTGCAGATGATTTCCTTACAAAACCTCTGGATCGTCTTGAGATTAAGACCAGGGTCGGTTCACTTCTCAGGATTAAAAAACTGCATGATGAGCTGATATCCGAGCGGGATCAGGCACAGAACTATCTGGATCTTGCAGGAGTAATGCTCTTTGTTCTCGATGAGAATGGTATTGTTAAAGTCATTAACAGGAAAGGATGCGAAATACTGGGTTACCGGGAAGATGAAATTCTTGGGAATGACTGGTTTGAGAATTATGTTCCTGAACTATTCAGGGAAAATGCAAGAAAAGGATTTGAGAAACTACTTTCGACTCAAACAGAAAGCACAGGTTATTTTGAGGTTCCTTTCCTCAACAGCAATAAGCAAAAAAGGATAATGAGCTGGACTAATATAGTACTTCATGATTCTGAAGGGGGCATAAACAGCCTGCTAGTTTCCGGTGAGGATATTACTGAAAGAATAGAAGCAGAATCCAAAATAAAAAGGGCTAATGAATATCTGGATAATCTTTTAAAGGCCTCTCCAATTGCCATATTAGCACTTGACAGTAAGAAAAGAGTCGTTACCGCTAATCGAAATGCAGCAGATCTGTTAGGTTATGAGGTAAGTGAGATAATTGCCAGGCCAATCAGGGAATTTGTAGATGACTCAGACTTGCTGGAATTCACAGATAAAAATGATTTTGAAATGGTGTTCTATACCAAACATGAAGAAAAAGTCCGTATGAATGTTTCAACTTCTTTGCTTCCGGATGACGGTGGAAAAGAGGGTCTTGTAATAACACTTCAGGATCGTTCAAGGCTTAGAGGACTTTTTATTACTCCACTTACCGAGGATATTGAAGAAGATTCTGATAAGGCAGATATTGAACTTGAAAGCGGCTATATCTACTTATCAGGATCAGAGAATCCGGGGCAGAGTTACAACGCATTTTCCGAACTTGTTAAGAGTGGAAAACCCGGACTTTGCATTACCAGAATGAACCCGGATAAGATAAGGAGCATGTACGGAATCGCAAAAACTCCTATTGTATGGCTGACAAAGAACAAAATAGCAGGCCAGCAGTCAATAGATTCCACTGAACTTTTCAGGATTCATCCTACTATAGCTGATTTTGTAAATAAGGTTGAAGATGGTGTAGTTCTTATGGATGGTCTGGAATACCTTATACTTGACAATGATTTCCTTTCTGTAGTCAAACTGCTGGAACAGACCAATGATACTATCATGGCATCAAGTTCAAGAATGGTACTTCAGCTAGATCCGGATATTCTTGAAAAGAAAGAATTCCATCTTCTTAAAAGATGGATGCGGCCAGTAGCCGGAGATGCGTCATCTCTGGACAAAAGTTAG
- the nikB gene encoding nickel ABC transporter permease, whose product MIEFIARRILLTIPVLILISAVSFGIIYITPGDVAENALMSPSGGADQKAVEEFRLKQGLDQPIYIQYMKWMGNVLRGDLGYSYMTNEGVSDAILRTFGATMKLAIASMMISLVIAIPAGIISALKHGTIIDDLFRFTALFGVSMPNFWQAYIMIIFFALFLKVLPSSGFGGGELSHLVLPAITLGTGYAAVTMRLMRASMLDVLRQDYIRAARAKGLPEYLVISRHALKNSLIPVVTVAGLNFGYLLNGSVIVETIFAWPGLGKLIVSSILTKDYPMIQGCILFIAVIFVLINFAVDLSYAYLNPRIRYETGN is encoded by the coding sequence TTGATAGAGTTTATTGCCAGGAGAATATTACTAACGATACCAGTCCTTATCCTGATATCTGCAGTAAGTTTTGGAATAATATACATTACTCCGGGTGATGTTGCGGAAAATGCCCTTATGAGTCCTTCAGGCGGTGCTGATCAAAAAGCAGTTGAGGAATTCAGACTCAAACAGGGGCTTGATCAGCCCATCTATATACAATACATGAAATGGATGGGTAATGTCCTTCGTGGTGATCTTGGATATTCATATATGACCAATGAAGGTGTGTCTGATGCAATACTGAGAACTTTCGGAGCAACAATGAAACTTGCAATAGCAAGCATGATGATATCACTTGTAATTGCAATTCCAGCCGGGATAATCTCCGCTTTAAAACATGGCACTATTATTGACGACTTATTCAGGTTCACAGCTCTTTTTGGAGTTTCAATGCCAAATTTCTGGCAGGCATATATAATGATAATATTCTTTGCACTGTTCCTGAAAGTATTGCCTTCTTCAGGATTTGGCGGAGGTGAACTCTCACATTTAGTGTTGCCTGCAATCACACTTGGAACCGGATACGCAGCAGTGACAATGCGACTTATGAGAGCCAGCATGCTGGATGTACTCAGACAGGATTACATAAGAGCTGCAAGAGCAAAAGGACTTCCTGAATACCTTGTAATTTCAAGGCACGCACTAAAGAATTCACTAATTCCTGTGGTTACCGTAGCAGGACTTAATTTTGGATATCTTCTAAATGGTTCAGTGATCGTAGAAACTATATTTGCATGGCCCGGTCTTGGAAAACTCATAGTTTCATCAATTCTTACCAAGGATTACCCCATGATACAGGGATGTATACTGTTCATAGCTGTCATTTTTGTGCTGATTAATTTCGCTGTGGATTTATCTTACGCATATCTTAACCCGAGGATACGATATGAAACCGGCAATTAA
- the nikC gene encoding nickel transporter permease, with amino-acid sequence MKPAIKRHSAGIILSVAILAVFLIMALFAGYIAPHDPEEANLSNRLQEPSAEYPFGTDHLGRCILSRIIFGTRISLSVGLLVVSSSLLFGMTVGTISGYYGGLLDEIIMRIVDTFLAFPGLLLALGISGLFGAGFTNMVITLIIVEWTGYARLARSSVIDVKEHDYVTASRGLGAKDSHIIIHHIIPNIISPLIVMATIGMGYAILASAGLSFLGFGVQSPTPEWGSMLTDGRDFIRTAPYIMIFPGIAIMTAVLAFNYLGDSLRDILDPKKIRSSEL; translated from the coding sequence ATGAAACCGGCAATTAAAAGACACAGTGCAGGGATTATACTCAGCGTTGCGATTCTTGCGGTATTTCTTATCATGGCATTGTTTGCCGGATACATCGCACCACATGACCCTGAAGAAGCGAATCTTTCAAACAGACTTCAGGAACCCTCGGCAGAATATCCTTTTGGAACAGATCACCTTGGACGCTGCATTTTAAGCCGTATCATATTCGGGACAAGGATATCACTTTCCGTAGGACTGCTTGTGGTATCATCATCTCTTTTGTTCGGAATGACTGTTGGTACAATTTCAGGCTACTACGGAGGACTGCTGGATGAAATAATCATGCGAATTGTAGATACGTTCCTTGCATTCCCCGGACTGCTGCTGGCACTGGGAATTTCAGGACTTTTCGGTGCAGGATTCACAAACATGGTCATTACGTTGATAATCGTAGAGTGGACAGGTTATGCACGACTTGCCAGAAGTTCTGTTATTGATGTGAAAGAACATGATTACGTCACAGCTTCAAGAGGTCTAGGAGCAAAGGACTCACACATAATAATACACCACATAATCCCCAACATAATCTCACCGCTCATAGTCATGGCAACTATCGGAATGGGATATGCTATACTTGCATCGGCAGGACTGAGTTTCCTTGGTTTTGGTGTACAGTCTCCCACGCCGGAGTGGGGTTCAATGCTGACAGACGGGAGAGATTTTATCCGTACCGCCCCTTATATCATGATCTTTCCGGGAATCGCAATTATGACAGCAGTGCTTGCATTCAATTATCTTGGGGACAGTCTGAGGGACATACTTGACCCTAAAAAGATCAGAAGCTCGGAATTATAA
- a CDS encoding ABC transporter substrate-binding protein: MSNKAEENMNFNRVKVLFLVLIMITAAVAGSLCMDKSEEAISTVSTDSHLNCVLAQGPSDSLDPANKWVGWYVREFGIYETLFSYDENMNLQPELATGYEKISDTEWKITLRNGVTFHDGTTMDADAVIYSLERVLNSDNSRKSEYDFIDSITSDSDDTIIITTKYPYAPTIASLTDPIMSIVSLEAQDLQNTPVGTGPFKFKSYEREVSISLEKFEDYWNGASEIETVDMYIVADGMTRLFMLESGDADVSRYIPQSEVANIESNEDFEIVSKETLRSYFLYINMNKEPFSDVNFRQAMNYAIDRQEIVDVALEGIGGTPAESVFPSVSEWSINDELEVIERNETKVKELLAKAGLEDIDGDGYLEYNGENFEISILTYTSRPQLKPSAEVIITQFESVGLKTSLTTMEGSAITAKMDEGDYDLALYAWGVAPTGDPDYFFSKHFYSNGTEALRTGYSNGQVDQWIEDAKKTSDEELRKECYDNVQRQVLEDCPEIYVFYQNAITGYDVKVGGYKEYPNEITILTKDIYLN, encoded by the coding sequence ATGTCAAACAAAGCAGAGGAAAATATGAATTTTAACAGAGTAAAAGTACTGTTTCTGGTACTAATTATGATAACAGCTGCAGTAGCAGGTTCACTTTGTATGGATAAAAGTGAAGAAGCGATAAGTACAGTCAGCACTGATAGCCATTTAAATTGCGTACTTGCTCAGGGACCTTCTGATTCACTGGACCCTGCTAACAAATGGGTCGGATGGTATGTACGTGAATTCGGAATATATGAAACACTTTTCAGCTATGATGAAAACATGAATCTTCAGCCGGAGTTAGCTACAGGGTATGAAAAAATATCTGACACCGAATGGAAAATAACGCTCAGAAATGGAGTTACATTCCACGATGGTACAACTATGGATGCCGATGCGGTTATATATTCACTCGAAAGAGTGCTCAATTCAGATAACTCCAGAAAAAGCGAATATGATTTCATTGATTCAATAACAAGCGATTCTGACGACACAATCATTATTACCACAAAATACCCATACGCACCAACCATTGCAAGTCTGACCGACCCTATCATGTCAATAGTCAGTTTGGAAGCACAGGATCTTCAGAACACGCCTGTTGGAACCGGACCATTCAAATTCAAGAGCTATGAACGTGAAGTAAGTATCAGCCTTGAAAAATTTGAGGACTACTGGAACGGTGCTTCTGAAATTGAAACCGTGGATATGTATATAGTAGCTGATGGTATGACCCGTCTTTTCATGCTTGAGAGCGGGGATGCTGATGTTTCAAGGTACATCCCGCAATCCGAGGTTGCAAACATTGAAAGCAATGAGGATTTTGAGATCGTATCAAAAGAAACACTCAGGTCATACTTCCTTTATATCAATATGAATAAAGAACCATTCAGCGATGTCAACTTCAGGCAGGCAATGAACTATGCAATTGACCGTCAGGAAATTGTTGATGTTGCACTGGAAGGAATCGGTGGCACACCTGCAGAAAGTGTATTCCCATCTGTATCTGAATGGTCTATTAATGATGAACTGGAAGTAATAGAAAGAAATGAAACAAAGGTAAAGGAATTACTTGCAAAAGCAGGTCTTGAAGATATTGATGGTGACGGTTATCTTGAATACAACGGAGAGAACTTTGAGATCAGCATTCTTACATACACAAGCCGTCCACAGCTTAAACCATCGGCAGAAGTAATCATAACCCAGTTCGAATCCGTTGGACTTAAAACAAGTCTCACCACAATGGAAGGTAGTGCTATCACGGCAAAAATGGATGAAGGCGACTATGACCTTGCTCTTTATGCATGGGGAGTAGCTCCAACAGGTGACCCGGACTATTTCTTCAGCAAGCATTTCTATTCCAACGGAACTGAGGCACTAAGAACTGGATATTCCAACGGGCAGGTCGATCAGTGGATAGAAGATGCAAAGAAAACATCTGATGAAGAACTCAGGAAAGAGTGCTACGACAATGTACAGAGACAGGTACTTGAAGACTGTCCTGAGATCTATGTGTTCTACCAGAATGCAATCACCGGATACGATGTCAAGGTTGGCGGATACAAAGAATACCCTAACGAGATAACAATCCTTACTAAGGATATATATCTCAATTGA
- a CDS encoding class I SAM-dependent methyltransferase: METKEIIQNYWDYRSETYNTSVVEQSEEEKMLLTNILSSTMSNRNGLKVLDVGTGPGVLALIAAELGNNVTAVDLSEKMIEKARENALMRTLDIDFMQGDAEKLDFPDAHFDVVMNKYLLWTLPEPTKALMEWKRVLKDGGTIIAIDGDWHNEGLLSRTIRCINNAIKMLKKTKYTRVYNKHYDPLKSDLPLFSLKPERVIQHFKEAGFENVSVERMDKLFSSSRKSRKLLDVLNCSSPVYVIKALK, encoded by the coding sequence ATGGAAACAAAAGAGATTATTCAGAATTACTGGGATTATCGAAGTGAAACCTACAACACCAGTGTCGTTGAGCAGTCAGAAGAAGAAAAGATGTTGTTAACCAACATTCTCTCCAGTACAATGAGCAACAGAAACGGTCTTAAAGTACTGGACGTTGGAACCGGGCCTGGTGTTCTCGCTCTTATTGCAGCTGAATTGGGCAATAATGTTACAGCCGTAGACCTGTCAGAGAAAATGATCGAGAAAGCGAGAGAGAATGCACTTATGAGAACACTTGACATTGATTTTATGCAGGGTGACGCTGAGAAGCTGGACTTCCCTGATGCTCATTTTGATGTTGTTATGAATAAATATCTGCTCTGGACATTACCCGAACCTACTAAAGCACTAATGGAATGGAAAAGAGTGCTCAAAGATGGAGGAACTATAATTGCCATTGACGGCGACTGGCACAATGAAGGACTTCTAAGCAGAACAATAAGATGCATTAATAATGCTATCAAGATGCTGAAAAAAACAAAGTACACACGTGTGTACAACAAGCATTATGACCCACTAAAAAGTGATCTGCCACTGTTCAGCCTCAAACCCGAGCGTGTAATCCAGCATTTTAAAGAAGCTGGATTTGAAAACGTATCGGTTGAGAGAATGGACAAACTGTTCAGTTCCTCAAGAAAAAGCAGAAAACTGCTGGATGTACTAAATTGTTCCAGCCCTGTATATGTCATCAAAGCTCTGAAATGA
- a CDS encoding ABC transporter ATP-binding protein, whose protein sequence is MLEVCGLKKTYTAGTFRKSHIKAIDDVTFHINKGETFGIVGESGCGKSTLGRCILRLTEPTSGKIVFNDTEISSLSKESLRTIRPKMQMIFQDPDSSLNPRKTIGKIIAEPLVIMGMDKELIENKVKELIRHVGLLPEHIDRFPHQLSGGQNQRAVLARALALEPVFIVADEPTASLDVSVQAQILNLLKKLKEEYGLTMLFISHDLELVKHMCDRIAVMYMGNIIETASIVDIFREPTHPFTCLLLDGDNNDLEQNIDTTVNKDGCHYYTNCPVKTEKCLHEKPELKLFKDGHSVACHNTRALPIMKNT, encoded by the coding sequence ATGCTTGAGGTTTGCGGACTTAAAAAAACTTACACTGCAGGAACATTTCGCAAATCCCATATCAAAGCTATTGATGATGTTACATTCCATATTAATAAAGGAGAAACATTTGGAATCGTCGGCGAGAGCGGGTGTGGAAAATCCACGCTTGGACGCTGTATTCTCAGGTTAACAGAACCAACTAGTGGCAAAATAGTCTTTAATGACACTGAAATTAGTTCGCTTAGCAAAGAAAGTCTGAGAACTATCAGACCGAAAATGCAGATGATATTTCAGGACCCTGATTCATCCCTGAACCCAAGAAAGACCATTGGTAAAATAATTGCTGAACCACTGGTAATAATGGGGATGGATAAGGAACTTATTGAGAACAAGGTAAAGGAACTTATCAGGCATGTCGGACTTCTCCCTGAGCATATTGACCGTTTTCCCCACCAGCTAAGCGGAGGACAGAACCAGAGAGCTGTACTTGCCAGAGCACTGGCACTTGAGCCTGTATTCATAGTTGCAGATGAGCCTACGGCTTCACTTGATGTTTCAGTACAGGCCCAGATACTGAACCTGCTAAAAAAGCTAAAAGAAGAATACGGCCTGACGATGCTTTTCATCTCACATGACCTGGAACTTGTGAAACATATGTGTGACCGTATAGCTGTGATGTATATGGGAAATATCATTGAGACTGCCAGCATTGTCGATATCTTCAGGGAACCAACACATCCGTTCACCTGTTTATTGCTGGACGGAGATAACAATGATCTTGAGCAGAATATAGACACCACTGTAAACAAAGACGGTTGTCACTATTACACCAACTGTCCTGTTAAAACTGAAAAATGTCTTCATGAAAAACCAGAACTAAAACTTTTCAAAGATGGTCATTCAGTAGCCTGCCATAATACTAGAGCATTGCCAATAATGAAAAACACCTGA
- a CDS encoding DUF434 domain-containing protein encodes MALKIMSENKHLIEDKNSRIKNGKQAADDIRYLLEKGYKRDSAIRFVADHYKLDKNERYILARTVFSGATASSRKQKKLDIGNLKKRKLLVDGYNVLITLESLLGGEYIWIGDDSFLRDIKGVFKNHSNKDITFQAVEKMLNFIKISDVEYAEILLDTQMKNSGELAAFIRKRMEELSIPGDATTSKHVDFDLKNCSSDYVVATADGVIIDALKNVVDIPGCIAAHLEKLEQN; translated from the coding sequence GTGGCATTAAAAATAATGTCAGAGAACAAGCACTTAATTGAGGATAAAAATAGCAGAATAAAAAATGGCAAACAGGCCGCTGACGATATACGCTACCTGCTGGAAAAAGGATACAAAAGGGACAGTGCTATCCGTTTTGTAGCTGACCATTACAAACTGGACAAAAATGAAAGATACATACTTGCACGTACAGTATTTTCCGGTGCTACCGCCAGCTCACGTAAGCAAAAGAAACTTGATATTGGTAACCTGAAAAAAAGGAAATTACTTGTCGACGGTTACAACGTGCTTATAACACTTGAAAGCCTGCTAGGCGGAGAATATATCTGGATTGGGGATGACTCATTCCTTCGTGATATAAAAGGTGTGTTCAAAAATCATTCAAATAAAGATATTACTTTTCAGGCTGTTGAGAAAATGCTGAATTTTATTAAAATATCAGATGTTGAATACGCTGAAATATTACTGGACACTCAAATGAAAAACAGCGGAGAACTTGCAGCCTTCATAAGGAAACGCATGGAGGAGCTATCAATCCCAGGTGATGCGACAACATCAAAACATGTAGATTTTGACCTGAAGAACTGTTCATCAGATTATGTTGTGGCTACTGCTGACGGTGTAATTATTGATGCTCTAAAAAATGTAGTGGACATCCCCGGATGTATTGCAGCGCATTTAGAAAAACTGGAACAGAATTGA
- a CDS encoding ABC transporter ATP-binding protein: MKFPTDAGTVKAVSGVDLSISPDEVMGLIGESGCGKSVLGLAITRLLQEDAIVDGSILYQGDEIHSLDKESMRKLRGKKIGMILQNPGTSLNPVIPIGQQIAEPLMMHMRMKRADAMDKAVSLLERVKIKEPSKRAKEYPHQFSGGMKERALIAMGLAPEPEFIIADEPTKGLDVTVKKNIVKLLKEISDKKTMLIITHDLEVAEDVCDSVGVMYAGEIIEIAPSNRMFGEQLHPYTRGFFESLPARGLKPIKGSSPSLIDLPQGCRFHLRCEHCMDRCRKEHPPMIDKEGRQVRCFLYA, encoded by the coding sequence GTGAAATTTCCTACTGATGCAGGAACAGTAAAGGCTGTTAGTGGAGTAGATTTGTCCATCAGCCCGGATGAGGTGATGGGGCTGATAGGAGAATCAGGCTGTGGAAAATCTGTTCTTGGACTGGCAATAACCCGATTACTCCAGGAAGATGCCATTGTAGATGGAAGTATACTCTATCAGGGTGATGAGATCCACTCTCTTGATAAAGAGAGTATGAGGAAACTCAGGGGTAAAAAAATAGGAATGATTCTTCAGAACCCCGGAACTTCTCTTAACCCGGTCATCCCGATTGGACAACAGATAGCAGAACCGCTCATGATGCACATGAGAATGAAACGTGCAGATGCAATGGATAAAGCAGTTTCACTTCTTGAAAGGGTAAAGATTAAAGAGCCATCGAAAAGAGCAAAAGAATATCCTCACCAATTCAGCGGTGGAATGAAAGAAAGAGCCTTAATAGCAATGGGACTGGCGCCTGAACCTGAGTTTATAATTGCCGATGAACCCACTAAAGGACTTGATGTTACTGTAAAAAAGAACATCGTAAAACTCCTGAAAGAAATCTCTGATAAAAAAACAATGCTAATTATCACCCATGACCTTGAAGTTGCAGAAGATGTATGTGATAGCGTAGGAGTCATGTATGCAGGAGAAATAATAGAAATTGCGCCTTCTAACAGGATGTTCGGTGAACAATTACATCCGTATACCAGAGGCTTTTTTGAATCCCTTCCTGCAAGAGGACTTAAACCAATAAAAGGAAGCAGCCCATCACTCATTGATCTTCCGCAAGGATGCAGGTTCCATTTAAGGTGTGAACACTGCATGGACAGGTGTAGAAAAGAACATCCTCCAATGATAGATAAAGAGGGAAGACAGGTAAGGTGTTTCCTCTATGCTTGA